The region CTAACGGTTCGCTGATCTTCCGCAAAGTGTAATATCTTTGCTGGCAGACGATAAAAAAGCCCGGTTTTTAAACCGGGCTTTTTTTATGGCGCTGACCTGCAGGGGGGGGGGCTTGTCGGGGCGTTTGCCGAACGGCAAGCTGCTGCCAATGACACCCGCGCCTGTTATTCTGTAGTGAAAGCCAAAGCGCTCGGGGGACATATGTACTGGATTAACGGACAACAGCACGATGCGTTAGCGCCAAGCGATCGCGGTTTGCAGTTCGGTGATGGCTGTTTTACTACTGCCAGGGTTATCGATGGCAGAATAGAGTTGCTTCCCTGGCATATTGAGCGCCTGCAACAGGCGGCGCAGCGGCTGATGATGCCGGTGGCAGATTGGGGGGCTCTTGAACGTGAAATGGCGCATGCGGCAGAATCTATCTCGCTCGGCGTGGTCAAAGCGATACTGACGCGCGGCAGCGGCGGACGAGGTTACAGTCCGCAGGGGTGTGAGAATCCTACGCGGATTGTTTCGCGTAGCGCATATCCCACCCATTACCTGCCGTGGCGCGAACGGGGAATTAGCCTGGCGCTCAGCCCGGTGGCTTTGGCGCGTAATCCGTTGCTGGCGGGGCTGAAACACTTGAACCGCCTGGAGCAGGTATTGATCCGCGCGCATCTTGACCAGACGACTGCCGACGAGGCGCTGGTGCTTGACACTGCCGGTATGCTGGTGGAATGCTGTGCGGCTAATTTATTCTGGCGTAAAGGGAAAGCGGTATTTACGCCCGATCTGAGCCAGGCCGGCGTGGCTGGTTTGATGCGCCGCAGGGTGATTGAGTTGTTGGCGGGCAGTGAATATTCATTGCATTGCGTCAGCGAGCCGCTGGTCACTCTTGCCGACGCCGAAGAAGTGCTGGTGAGCAACGCGCTGATGCCCTTGCTGCCGGTAAATACAGCGCAATCATGGCGTTATCACTCGCGTCAACTCTATGATTTTTTGCGCCCACACTGTTAACGATGGCTGATTGATGAAGAAAAGAAAGCTGAAGGTCGTTTCTATTATTGTTGTTCTGGTATTGGCCCTGCTGTTTTGGGGTTACCAGAAGGTTGAGCGCTTTGCTGATACGCCATTGGCGATCCAGCAGGAAGCCATTTTTAAACTGCCGGCCGGCACCGGACGGGTAGGGTTGGAAGAGTTGCTGGTGCGCGACAAGCTGATCCGCAACGGTGCCTGGTTCCCGTGGCTGCTGCGTCTGGAGCCGAAATTGGCGGAGTTCAAGGCCGGCACCTACCGCTTTACGCCGGGGATGACGGTGCGCCAGATGCTCAAACTGCTGGCCAGCGGTAAAGAAGCCCAGTTCAGCGCGCGTTTTATCGAAGGTTCGCGCCTGCGTGACTGGCTGTTGGTGTTGCAGCAGTCGAAATACCTCAAACATACGCTGGCGGGCAAAAGCGAAGCGGAAATTGCCGTGGCGCTGGGCCTGCCGGAGGGGACTCATCCGGAAGGGCGCCTGTACCCGGATACCTATCTGTATACCGCCGGCATGAGCGATATCGCGTTGCTCAAGCGCGCACATCTGCGCATGATCAAGACGCTTGAGGCCGCCTGGCAAAGCCGCGATACCAGCTTGCCGTACAAGACGCAGGAAGAGTTGTTGACCATGGCTTCGATCGTCGAGAAAGAAACCGCCGTGCCCGAAGAGCGCACCAAGGTGGCCTCGGTCTTCATTAATCGCTTGCGCATTGGCATGCGCCTGCAAACCGATCCCACGGTGATCTACGGTATGGGCGATGCTTATAATGGCAATATCACCCGCAAGGATCTGGAAACGCCGACGCCGTACAACACTTATGTGATAAGCGGCCTGCCGCCGACGCCGATCGCCATGCCGGGCCAGGCTTCGCTGGAAGCCGCCGCCAATCCGGCGAAGACGCCTTATTTGTACTTTGTCGCCGACGGCAAGGGCGGCCACCAGTTTACCACTAACCTGGCAAGCCATAATCAGGCGGTTCGCGCCTATCGCCAGGTGCTTAAGGAAAAGAATGAAAAGTAAATTCGTGGTTATCGAAGGGCTTGAGGGCGCGGGGAAAACCACCGCGCGCGATACCGTGGTCAACGTACTGCGCGAACACGGCATTAACGACATTGTTTTTACCCGCGAGCCGGGCGGTACCCCGCTGGCGGAAAAGCTGCGCGATCTGTTCAAACGCGGCATCGACGGCGAACTGCCGACTATCAAAGCCGAAGTGCTGATGCTGTATGCAGCCCGCGTGCAATTGGTAGAAACCGTCATCAAACCGGCGCTGGCGCGCGGTGCCTGGGTGGTCGGCGATCGTCACGATTTGTCGTCACAGGCTTATCAGGGCGGCGGTCGTGGCGTAGATCAACAACTGATGGCCTCGCTGCGTGACACCGTCTTGGGGGATTTTCATCCGGACCTGACGATTTATCTGGATCTGCCGCCGCTGGTTGGCCTGCAACGCGCCCGTGCGCGCGGCGAACTGGATCGTATTGAACAGGAAGCGCTGCCGTTCTTTGAGCGCACCCGTTCGCGCTATCTGGAGTTGGCGGCGCAGGACGATTCTATCGTCACCGTCGACGCTTCCCAATCGCTGGAACAGGTGACGGCGGCTATTCGCAGTTGCCTCAGCCAATGGCTACGGCAGGAAGGCGTGTAATGAACTGGTACCCGTGGCTGAACACGCCTTACCGTCAGTTGGTCGGGCAATATGCAGCCGGTCGCGGCCATCATGCCCTGTTGTTGCATGCTTCAGCGGGCAATGGCGATGACGCGCTGGCTTATGGTCTGAGCCGCTGGTTGATTTGTCAGCGGCGTAACGGCGAAAAAAGCTGCGGCGAGTGTCATAGCTGCCGGCTTATGCTGGCGGGCAACCATCCGGACTATCACGTATTGGCGCCGGAAAAGGGGAAAAGCAGCCTGGGTATCGAGCCTATCCGCCAGGTGATCGAAACCCTTTATTCCCACGCCCAGCAGGGGGGCGCCAAGGTTATCTGGTTGCCGCAGGCAGAGCTGCTGACCGAAGCGGCGGCCAATGCCCTGTTGAAAACGCTGGAAGAGCCGCCGGAAAAAACCTATTTCCTGTTGAGTTGCCGCGAGCCTTCACGGCTGCTGGCGACATTGCGCAGCCGCTGTTTCTATTGGCATCTCGCCAGCCCGGATGAGCAGCTCAGTTTACAGTGGTTGAACCGGCAAATGCCGGGCAATTTGGTGGATCTCCTTACCGCACTGCGGCTGCACGACGGGGCGCCGCTGGCCGCCGAGCAACTGTTGCAACCCGAGCGTTGGCAGCAGCGCAGAGCCTTGTGCGCCGCACTGAATGCTGCCTTGCCGCAGCATGACATGCTGTCGCTGTTGCCGGCGCTGAATCACGAAGACGTGGCGGAGCGGCTGCACTGGCTGTGCGCATTGCTGGTGGATGCCATGAAGTGGCAGCAGGGCGCGGCGAGCTTTATGCTTAATCAGGATCAGCAACCGTTGGTGCACCAATTGGCCAGCCGCCTGAGCGGTACCTCGCTGCAGCAGGTGGTGCAGCAATGGCTCAATTGCCGCCATCAGTTGCTTAACGTAACCGGCGTCAATCGCGAACTGTTGCTGACCGAACGACTACTCGGTTGGGAGCAGATGCTCGGCGCTACCGGTTATTCTCACCCTCATTCGTTGTAAAAGAGTTAATTATTATGTTGTTAGTAGATTCGCATTGTCATCTTGATGGCCTGGATTACCAAACGCTGCATCAAAACGTGGATGACGCCCTGGCGAAAGCCAAGGCGCGCGATGTCGGCTACGTTCTGGCGGTGGCGACCACCTTGCCGGGTTATCAGGCCATGACGCAGTTGATCGGCCCACGCGATGACGTGGCGTTCTCCTGCGGTGTCCACCCGCTGAACCTCGAGGGCGGCTACGATTATGCAGAGCTGCGTCGTCTGGCGGCGGCAGAACAGGTGGTGGCGCTGGGAGAAACCGGGCTGGATTACTTCTATCAGAAAGACAATCTCGAGCTGCAGCAAGCGTCATTCCGTGAGCATATCCGCATTGGTCGCGAACTGAACAAACCGGTGATCGTGCATACCCGCGACGCGCGTGAAGATACGCTGGCGATCCTGCGTGAGGAGAATTCGCAGGACTGCGGCGGCGTGCTGCACTGTTTTACCGAAGATATCGCTACCGCAGAAGCGCTGCTCGATCTGGGTTTCTATATTTCCTTTTCCGGCATCCTGACGTTCCGCAATGCGGAGCAACTTCGTGAGGTGGCGCGCTACGTGCCGCTTGATCGCATTCTGGTGGAAACCGACTCGCCGTATCTTGCCCCGGTGCCGCATCGCGGCAAAGAAAACCAACCTGCCTACGTACGTGATGTGGCTGAATACATGGCGGTATTGAAGGGCGTGAGCCTGGAAACGCTGGCCGAAACCACCACCGCCAACTTTTCACGCTTATTTCACATCGAACTATAATCCTTGGCCTAGGCTTAGCTGTAGTCATTGATGTCGGAATTTTTTTTAAGCTCGTAATTAATCGCTGAAACGGGTAATGTTCCCACCCGTTTTATGGCGATGGATGGGCTTTTTTTTCGTCTGTTTTGATAAAAAATGGCCGATTCAAGAAAAATACCCGGCTTTGTTCATCGAAACGTGACTGCCATCAAACATTGCGCAGGCTATTTATTTTACTCTGCGTAAAAATTCAAGGGGTGCTCAGACACCCTGAATTGCAGGGGTTTTTCTCCCCCCCTTGCAACGCGAAGAATCGCGAGAAGTAGCAAAGCACCATTACTCAGGAGCACACTCAACTATGTTCAAGAACGCATTTGCAAACCTGCAAAAAGTAGGTAAGTCGCTAATGCTGCCGGTTTCCGTATTGCCTATCGCAGGTATTCTGCTGGGCGTCGGTTCCGCCAACTTTAGCTGGCTGCCTATGGTAGTTTCTCACGTGATGGCGGAAGCCGGCGGTTCAGTTTTCGCCAACATGCCGCTGATTTTCGCTATCGGTGTTGCCCTCGGCTTCACCAATAACGATGGTGTATCTGCGTTAGCTGCGGTAGTGGCTTACGGCATCATGGTGAAAACCAT is a window of Serratia plymuthica DNA encoding:
- the tmk gene encoding dTMP kinase, whose translation is MKSKFVVIEGLEGAGKTTARDTVVNVLREHGINDIVFTREPGGTPLAEKLRDLFKRGIDGELPTIKAEVLMLYAARVQLVETVIKPALARGAWVVGDRHDLSSQAYQGGGRGVDQQLMASLRDTVLGDFHPDLTIYLDLPPLVGLQRARARGELDRIEQEALPFFERTRSRYLELAAQDDSIVTVDASQSLEQVTAAIRSCLSQWLRQEGV
- the holB gene encoding DNA polymerase III subunit delta', with the translated sequence MNWYPWLNTPYRQLVGQYAAGRGHHALLLHASAGNGDDALAYGLSRWLICQRRNGEKSCGECHSCRLMLAGNHPDYHVLAPEKGKSSLGIEPIRQVIETLYSHAQQGGAKVIWLPQAELLTEAAANALLKTLEEPPEKTYFLLSCREPSRLLATLRSRCFYWHLASPDEQLSLQWLNRQMPGNLVDLLTALRLHDGAPLAAEQLLQPERWQQRRALCAALNAALPQHDMLSLLPALNHEDVAERLHWLCALLVDAMKWQQGAASFMLNQDQQPLVHQLASRLSGTSLQQVVQQWLNCRHQLLNVTGVNRELLLTERLLGWEQMLGATGYSHPHSL
- a CDS encoding metal-dependent hydrolase yields the protein MLLVDSHCHLDGLDYQTLHQNVDDALAKAKARDVGYVLAVATTLPGYQAMTQLIGPRDDVAFSCGVHPLNLEGGYDYAELRRLAAAEQVVALGETGLDYFYQKDNLELQQASFREHIRIGRELNKPVIVHTRDAREDTLAILREENSQDCGGVLHCFTEDIATAEALLDLGFYISFSGILTFRNAEQLREVARYVPLDRILVETDSPYLAPVPHRGKENQPAYVRDVAEYMAVLKGVSLETLAETTTANFSRLFHIEL
- the pabC gene encoding aminodeoxychorismate lyase; translated protein: MYWINGQQHDALAPSDRGLQFGDGCFTTARVIDGRIELLPWHIERLQQAAQRLMMPVADWGALEREMAHAAESISLGVVKAILTRGSGGRGYSPQGCENPTRIVSRSAYPTHYLPWRERGISLALSPVALARNPLLAGLKHLNRLEQVLIRAHLDQTTADEALVLDTAGMLVECCAANLFWRKGKAVFTPDLSQAGVAGLMRRRVIELLAGSEYSLHCVSEPLVTLADAEEVLVSNALMPLLPVNTAQSWRYHSRQLYDFLRPHC
- the mltG gene encoding endolytic transglycosylase MltG; translation: MKKRKLKVVSIIVVLVLALLFWGYQKVERFADTPLAIQQEAIFKLPAGTGRVGLEELLVRDKLIRNGAWFPWLLRLEPKLAEFKAGTYRFTPGMTVRQMLKLLASGKEAQFSARFIEGSRLRDWLLVLQQSKYLKHTLAGKSEAEIAVALGLPEGTHPEGRLYPDTYLYTAGMSDIALLKRAHLRMIKTLEAAWQSRDTSLPYKTQEELLTMASIVEKETAVPEERTKVASVFINRLRIGMRLQTDPTVIYGMGDAYNGNITRKDLETPTPYNTYVISGLPPTPIAMPGQASLEAAANPAKTPYLYFVADGKGGHQFTTNLASHNQAVRAYRQVLKEKNEK